The Pseudomonas sp. R4-35-07 genome contains a region encoding:
- a CDS encoding NTP transferase domain-containing protein — translation MTMTAIVLAAGQGSRFRAEAGADCDKLLADCVGLDGVTRPVIEQVLVNLPVTLVERWVVTSPERLEVIRLAEAHGCNVLLLESAGMGDSIAAAVTASASAEGWLVVLGDMPFIRSATIERVLADPGSITVPVHAGQYGHPVAFGRVFGPALMALAGDRGAKALFALAQVRGVPVDDPGVLWDVDVPQQLSFSAD, via the coding sequence GTGACAATGACGGCAATAGTGCTGGCGGCGGGGCAGGGCAGTCGCTTCCGCGCTGAGGCCGGCGCCGACTGCGATAAATTGCTGGCCGATTGCGTCGGCCTGGACGGCGTGACGCGGCCTGTGATCGAGCAGGTATTGGTGAACCTGCCGGTGACGCTTGTTGAGCGTTGGGTGGTGACTTCACCGGAACGCCTTGAGGTGATTCGGTTGGCAGAGGCACATGGTTGTAACGTCCTGCTGCTGGAATCGGCCGGTATGGGCGATAGCATTGCCGCCGCTGTCACGGCCAGTGCTTCGGCAGAGGGCTGGCTAGTGGTACTGGGGGATATGCCGTTTATTCGTTCCGCGACGATCGAGCGTGTGCTGGCCGATCCGGGAAGCATCACTGTGCCGGTGCATGCCGGACAGTATGGGCATCCAGTCGCTTTCGGCCGTGTATTTGGGCCTGCATTGATGGCATTGGCCGGCGACCGTGGCGCGAAGGCTTTGTTTGCACTGGCACAGGTGCGAGGCGTGCCGGTGGATGATCCTGGCGTGCTATGGGATGTGGATGTGCCGCAACAGTTGAGTTTCAGCGCCGACTGA
- a CDS encoding XdhC family protein — protein sequence MDSVDLNVLRSVLQWRRAGQRVVLYSVVQTWGSAPRPPGAMLALRGDGVVIGSVSGGCIEDDLIARLQDGRLPADGPPVQLVTYGVTRDEAARFGLPCGGTLRLTEERVDEWAWVEQLLARCEDHQIVARELNLATGEVTLTPASKTDVVTFDEQCLRAIYGPRWRLLLIGAGQLSRYVAEMARLLDFEVLICDPREEFVYGWEEQHGRFVPGMPDEAVLNIQTDERTAIVCLTHDPRLDDMALLTALNSSAFYIGALGSRVNTLKRRENLAALGLSAEAIARLHGPIGLHIGSHTPAEIALSLMAEIVAIKNGVAPLQKKPLPVAAQ from the coding sequence ATGGACAGTGTGGATCTGAATGTCTTGCGCAGCGTGCTGCAATGGCGCCGCGCCGGGCAACGCGTGGTGTTGTACAGCGTGGTGCAGACGTGGGGCAGCGCGCCGCGCCCACCGGGGGCGATGTTGGCCTTGCGCGGCGACGGGGTGGTGATCGGCTCGGTGTCCGGCGGCTGCATCGAGGACGACTTGATCGCACGCCTGCAGGATGGCCGTTTACCCGCCGACGGCCCGCCCGTGCAGTTGGTGACCTACGGCGTTACTCGCGATGAGGCGGCGCGTTTCGGCCTGCCTTGCGGCGGCACGTTGCGCCTGACCGAAGAACGGGTGGACGAGTGGGCCTGGGTTGAGCAATTGCTGGCGCGCTGCGAGGATCATCAGATTGTCGCGCGGGAGCTGAACCTGGCCACCGGCGAAGTGACCCTCACCCCTGCGAGCAAGACCGACGTGGTGACCTTTGACGAGCAGTGCTTGCGCGCCATCTATGGGCCGCGCTGGCGCCTGTTATTGATTGGCGCTGGGCAGCTGTCGCGCTACGTTGCGGAAATGGCGCGCCTGCTCGACTTCGAAGTACTGATCTGCGACCCGCGCGAAGAGTTTGTCTACGGTTGGGAGGAACAACACGGCCGCTTTGTGCCGGGCATGCCCGATGAAGCGGTGCTGAATATCCAGACCGACGAGCGCACGGCGATTGTCTGCCTCACCCACGACCCGCGCCTGGACGATATGGCGTTGCTTACGGCGTTGAATTCCAGCGCGTTCTACATTGGCGCCCTGGGCTCGCGGGTCAATACGCTGAAACGTCGGGAAAACCTGGCGGCGCTGGGCTTGTCGGCGGAGGCGATTGCGCGCTTGCATGGGCCCATCGGATTGCACATCGGCAGCCATACGCCGGCGGAAATCGCATTGTCGCTCATGGCGGAAATCGTCGCGATCAAGAACGGCGTGGCGCCCCTGCAGAAAAAGCCGCTGCCGGTGGCTGCCCAGTGA
- a CDS encoding xanthine dehydrogenase family protein molybdopterin-binding subunit, with translation MSRLPADFVLNNLSRRGFLKGAGATGVLVIAASWGLPDAFAADAVKPYGGDAMPHGLIDDPKVYVSIATDGTVTVVCNRSEMGQGVRTSLSLVVADELEADWAKVKVQQAPGDEVRYGNQDTDGSRSMRHWYEPMRRCGASVRAMLEQAAAEQWKVPVSECRAQLHKVIHQPSGRELGYGELATAAGALAVPARDSLRLKQPTEFRYIGKEGVKAIDGVDIVNGSAVYGADVHIDGMLYATIARPKVYGGKVKSFDASAAMKVPGVIRVLEIESRPIPSEFQPLGGVAVVASNTWAAIKGRDALNIVWDDGVNAGYNSVDYRKELEAAARQPGKVVRNTGTLDQAMGDADSTLEAAYYLPHLAQSPMEPMVAVARFDKGQCEAWAPSQAPQVTRERIAERLGVPFDNVTVHVTLLGGGFGRKSKPDFIIEAAVLAKQFPGKAVRVQWTREDDIHNSYFHTVSAEYLKAGLNKDGLPAAWLHRTVAPSITALFAPGMNHEAAFELGMGFTNMAYAIPNVRLENPEAAAHTRVGWYRSVSNIPHGFAIQSFVDELAHKAGQDPLQYQLKLLGPDRQIDPKTLSDEWNYGESPERYPIDTARLRGVLETAAKAAGWGRKLPQGRGLGLAVHYSFVTYVAAVIEVEVKDDGTLIVHKADIAVDCGPQINPERIRSQFEGACVMGLGNAVLGEISFKDGKVQQDNFHMYEVARMSLAPKQIAVHLVTPTGEVPLGGVGEPGVPPIAPALCNAIFAATGQRIRNLPVRYQLQGWQEAKA, from the coding sequence ATGAGCCGGTTACCCGCTGATTTCGTACTGAATAACCTCAGTCGTCGCGGCTTTCTCAAAGGCGCGGGGGCCACCGGTGTGCTGGTGATCGCTGCCAGCTGGGGTCTGCCTGACGCCTTCGCGGCTGATGCGGTCAAGCCATATGGCGGCGATGCAATGCCCCATGGGCTGATCGATGACCCCAAGGTCTACGTCAGCATCGCCACCGACGGCACGGTGACCGTGGTCTGCAACCGTTCCGAAATGGGGCAGGGCGTGCGCACCAGCCTCAGCCTGGTGGTGGCCGATGAGCTGGAGGCCGATTGGGCCAAGGTGAAGGTCCAGCAAGCGCCGGGTGATGAGGTGCGTTATGGCAACCAGGACACCGATGGCTCGCGCAGCATGCGCCATTGGTACGAGCCGATGCGGCGTTGCGGCGCCAGTGTGCGGGCGATGCTGGAGCAGGCCGCTGCCGAGCAGTGGAAGGTGCCGGTCAGCGAGTGCCGTGCGCAATTGCACAAGGTGATCCACCAACCTAGCGGTCGTGAGCTGGGCTATGGCGAGTTGGCCACCGCGGCCGGTGCGCTGGCCGTTCCCGCACGCGACAGCCTGCGGCTCAAGCAGCCGACGGAATTTCGCTATATCGGCAAAGAAGGCGTCAAGGCCATCGATGGCGTCGACATCGTCAACGGCAGCGCCGTCTACGGTGCCGACGTGCATATCGACGGCATGCTCTATGCCACCATCGCACGGCCGAAGGTATATGGCGGCAAGGTCAAATCCTTCGATGCCAGTGCCGCGATGAAAGTCCCGGGGGTGATCAGGGTGCTGGAAATCGAAAGCCGGCCGATCCCCTCCGAATTCCAGCCTCTCGGTGGCGTGGCCGTGGTGGCCAGCAATACCTGGGCGGCGATCAAGGGCCGTGACGCGCTGAACATCGTGTGGGACGACGGCGTCAACGCCGGCTACAACTCCGTCGATTACCGCAAGGAGCTGGAGGCCGCCGCCCGCCAGCCCGGCAAAGTGGTGCGCAACACCGGCACCCTCGACCAGGCCATGGGCGATGCCGACAGCACCTTGGAGGCGGCCTACTACCTGCCGCACCTGGCGCAGTCGCCGATGGAGCCGATGGTCGCCGTTGCCCGTTTCGACAAGGGCCAGTGCGAAGCCTGGGCGCCGAGCCAGGCACCGCAAGTCACTCGCGAGCGTATCGCTGAGCGCCTGGGCGTGCCCTTCGATAACGTCACGGTGCACGTGACCTTGCTGGGCGGTGGTTTCGGGCGCAAATCCAAGCCGGACTTCATCATCGAAGCCGCCGTGCTTGCCAAACAGTTTCCGGGCAAAGCCGTGCGGGTACAGTGGACCCGTGAAGACGATATCCACAATTCCTACTTTCATACCGTGTCCGCCGAATACCTCAAAGCCGGCCTGAACAAGGACGGCCTGCCTGCCGCCTGGCTGCACCGTACGGTAGCGCCGAGCATTACCGCGCTGTTCGCGCCGGGCATGAACCACGAAGCGGCATTCGAACTGGGCATGGGCTTTACCAATATGGCCTACGCCATTCCCAACGTGCGCCTGGAAAACCCTGAAGCGGCGGCGCATACCCGTGTGGGTTGGTACCGTTCGGTATCAAACATTCCCCACGGTTTTGCCATCCAGAGTTTTGTCGATGAGCTGGCGCACAAGGCCGGCCAGGACCCGTTGCAGTACCAGCTCAAGTTGCTCGGCCCGGACCGTCAGATCGATCCGAAAACCTTGAGCGACGAGTGGAACTACGGCGAATCCCCCGAGCGTTACCCGATCGACACCGCGCGCCTGCGTGGCGTACTGGAAACTGCCGCCAAAGCCGCCGGCTGGGGGCGCAAGCTACCCCAGGGGCGTGGGCTGGGGCTGGCGGTGCACTACAGTTTCGTCACCTATGTGGCAGCGGTGATCGAAGTGGAAGTCAAAGACGACGGTACGCTGATTGTGCACAAGGCCGATATCGCCGTGGACTGCGGCCCGCAGATCAACCCGGAACGCATCCGCTCGCAGTTCGAGGGCGCGTGTGTGATGGGCCTGGGCAACGCGGTGCTGGGCGAGATCAGCTTCAAGGACGGTAAGGTCCAGCAGGACAATTTTCATATGTACGAAGTGGCGCGTATGTCCCTGGCGCCCAAGCAGATCGCCGTGCACCTGGTGACTCCGACCGGCGAGGTGCCGTTGGGCGGTGTCGGCGAGCCCGGCGTACCACCGATTGCGCCGGCGTTGTGCAACGCGATCTTCGCAGCGACCGGCCAGCGCATCCGTAACCTGCCGGTACGCTATCAATTGCAGGGTTGGCAGGAGGCGAAAGCCTGA
- a CDS encoding (2Fe-2S)-binding protein, producing MITLKLNGQDHQLDVTEDMPLLWAIRDVAGYNGTKFGCGMGLCGACTIHIDGAPARSCITPIGAVKGQAISTIDNLHTDPVGQVVQQAWLDTAVAQCGYCQGGQIMSATALLKTHPNPSDEQIEEAMVGNICRCGTYNRIKTAIRQAATHLGAKA from the coding sequence ATGATTACCCTGAAACTCAACGGCCAAGACCATCAACTGGACGTCACCGAAGATATGCCGCTGTTGTGGGCGATTCGCGATGTGGCGGGCTACAACGGCACCAAGTTCGGTTGCGGCATGGGCCTGTGCGGCGCCTGCACCATCCACATCGACGGTGCGCCCGCACGCAGTTGCATCACCCCGATTGGTGCGGTCAAAGGCCAGGCCATCAGCACCATCGACAACCTGCACACCGATCCTGTCGGCCAGGTGGTGCAGCAAGCCTGGCTCGACACCGCCGTGGCCCAGTGCGGCTATTGCCAGGGCGGGCAGATCATGTCAGCCACCGCGTTGCTGAAAACCCACCCCAACCCCAGTGATGAACAGATCGAAGAGGCCATGGTCGGCAACATTTGCCGCTGCGGCACCTACAACCGGATCAAAACCGCGATCCGTCAGGCGGCCACGCACCTGGGGGCCAAGGCATGA
- a CDS encoding dicarboxylate/amino acid:cation symporter, producing the protein MTTRQPIYKSLYFQVIVAIVIGILLGHFYPQTGVALKPLGDGFIKLIKMVIAPIIFCTVVSGIAGMQSMKSVGKTGGYALLYFEVVSTIALLIGLIVVNVVQPGAGMHIDVATLDASKVAAYVTAGKDQSIVGFILNVIPNTIVGAFANGDILQVLMFSVIFGFALHRLGAYGKPVLDFIDRFAHVMFNIINMIMKLAPIGALGAMAFTIGAYGVGSLVQLGQLMICFYITCLLFVLVVLGAICRAHGFSVIKLIRYIREELLIVLGTSSSESALPRMLIKMERLGAKKSVVGLVIPTGYSFNLDGTSIYLTMAAVFIAQATDTHMDITHQITLLLVLLLSSKGAAGVTGSGFIVLAATLSAVGHLPVAGLALILGIDRFMSEARALTNLVGNAVATLVVAKWVKELDTDKLQSELASGGTGISDTRQEDDLGVAEGPAPVVK; encoded by the coding sequence ATGACGACTCGTCAGCCAATCTACAAATCCCTGTATTTCCAGGTGATCGTTGCAATCGTTATCGGTATTTTGCTTGGTCACTTCTACCCGCAGACCGGCGTGGCCCTCAAGCCACTGGGTGACGGCTTTATCAAGCTGATCAAAATGGTCATCGCCCCGATCATTTTCTGCACCGTGGTCAGCGGCATCGCTGGCATGCAAAGCATGAAATCTGTCGGCAAGACCGGCGGCTATGCGTTGCTGTACTTCGAAGTGGTTTCCACCATCGCGTTGCTGATCGGCCTGATCGTGGTCAACGTCGTGCAACCGGGCGCCGGCATGCACATCGACGTGGCAACCCTGGACGCTTCCAAAGTCGCCGCCTACGTGACGGCCGGTAAAGACCAGAGCATCGTCGGCTTTATCCTCAATGTGATCCCTAACACCATCGTCGGCGCCTTCGCCAACGGCGACATTCTGCAAGTGCTGATGTTCTCGGTGATCTTCGGTTTCGCCCTGCACCGCCTGGGTGCCTACGGCAAGCCGGTGCTGGACTTCATCGATCGCTTCGCCCACGTGATGTTCAACATCATCAACATGATCATGAAGCTCGCGCCAATCGGTGCCCTGGGCGCCATGGCATTCACCATCGGCGCTTACGGTGTGGGTTCCCTGGTGCAGTTGGGCCAGTTGATGATCTGCTTCTACATCACCTGCCTGCTGTTCGTGCTGGTGGTGCTCGGTGCTATCTGCCGCGCCCACGGTTTCAGCGTGATCAAGCTGATCCGCTACATCCGTGAAGAGCTGCTGATCGTCCTGGGCACGTCGTCTTCCGAATCCGCGCTGCCACGCATGCTGATCAAGATGGAGCGTCTGGGCGCGAAGAAATCCGTGGTCGGCCTGGTGATCCCAACCGGCTACTCGTTCAACCTTGACGGTACCTCGATCTACCTGACCATGGCCGCCGTGTTCATCGCCCAGGCGACCGACACCCACATGGACATCACTCACCAGATCACCCTGCTGCTGGTGCTGCTGCTGTCCTCCAAGGGCGCTGCGGGCGTGACGGGCAGTGGTTTCATCGTACTGGCTGCTACCCTGTCGGCCGTCGGCCACTTGCCAGTTGCCGGCCTGGCGTTGATCCTGGGTATCGACCGCTTCATGTCCGAAGCCCGTGCGCTGACCAACCTGGTGGGTAACGCAGTGGCCACCCTCGTTGTGGCCAAGTGGGTCAAGGAACTGGACACCGACAAGCTGCAAAGCGAGCTGGCATCCGGCGGTACCGGTATTTCCGACACCCGCCAGGAAGACGACCTGGGCGTGGCCGAAGGCCCTGCACCTGTGGTCAAGTAA
- a CDS encoding AraC family transcriptional regulator, giving the protein MRERTIASHFARAALEGARRGGYDYSGLLQQAGITPELLNEPRARIAPEQFTRLLQLLWLALDDEYLGFADGPSKRGTFAMMCHALIHCRTLEKALERGLLFYSLFPHGPRWQLTREGDMARLSLDDSQLWDPDHFLSECLLVIWHRLGSWLIGQRIRLHQTTFSYPMPPHANEYDLLFPCPLVFGAPNSSLVFPARYLSLPLLQDERTLKHFLERSPADLLSRPDEGDSLSSQLRRLLSRDRTPWPDLEAVAQHLHISPQTLRRHLREEGSSFQALKDELRRDIAIYHLGRADLSLQEIAEQLGFSEPSAFHRAFKKWTGLTPGAYRAQEN; this is encoded by the coding sequence ATGCGTGAACGCACCATCGCCAGTCACTTCGCCCGCGCCGCCCTGGAGGGCGCGCGTCGGGGCGGTTACGACTACTCGGGCCTGTTGCAGCAGGCGGGCATCACCCCCGAACTGCTGAACGAACCCCGTGCGCGTATCGCTCCGGAGCAATTTACCCGGTTGCTGCAACTGCTCTGGCTGGCGCTGGATGACGAATACCTGGGTTTCGCCGACGGGCCAAGCAAGCGCGGCACCTTTGCCATGATGTGCCATGCGCTGATTCATTGCCGCACGCTGGAGAAGGCGCTGGAACGCGGCTTATTGTTTTATAGCCTATTCCCACACGGCCCGCGTTGGCAGTTGACACGGGAAGGCGACATGGCCCGCTTGAGCCTGGACGACTCGCAACTCTGGGACCCCGACCACTTTCTCAGCGAATGCCTGCTGGTGATCTGGCATCGCCTGGGCAGTTGGCTGATCGGACAGCGCATCCGGTTGCACCAGACCACGTTCAGCTACCCGATGCCGCCACACGCCAATGAATATGACCTGTTGTTCCCCTGCCCCCTGGTATTCGGTGCACCGAACAGCAGCCTGGTGTTCCCCGCCCGCTACTTGAGCCTGCCGCTGTTGCAGGACGAGCGCACCCTCAAGCACTTTCTCGAGCGCTCCCCCGCCGACCTGCTGTCACGCCCGGATGAAGGCGACAGCTTGAGCAGCCAGTTGCGCCGCCTGTTGAGCCGCGACCGCACGCCCTGGCCAGACCTGGAAGCCGTTGCCCAGCACTTGCATATCAGCCCACAGACCCTGCGTCGGCATTTGCGCGAAGAAGGCAGCAGTTTTCAGGCACTCAAGGATGAGCTGCGGCGGGACATCGCCATCTACCATTTGGGGCGAGCGGATTTGTCATTACAGGAGATCGCCGAACAACTGGGCTTCTCCGAGCCGTCGGCGTTTCATCGGGCGTTCAAGAAGTGGACGGGGCTGACGCCGGGGGCCTATCGGGCGCAGGAGAATTAG
- a CDS encoding ATP-binding protein: protein MIRSLRVRLMLAAATLAVLFMLGLLPAMQGAFSLALQDSIEQRLASDVTTLISAARVENNRLLMPAQLPDERFNLTDSRLLGYIYDREGHLVWRSRATQEENINYKPRYDGRGNEFARIREANGQEFFVYDVEVRLLGGKSAAFSIVALQPVREYQLTLEGLRENLYLGFGAALLVLLTLLWLGLTWGLQALRRLSQELDQIEGGTRESLSEEHPRELLRLTGSLNRLLHSEREQRARYRDSLDDLAHSLKTPLAVLQGVSEDMAQRPEERSQAWVLQSQIERMSQQIGYQLQRASLRKSGLVRHQVRLEPVLQSLCDTLDKVYRDKRVTVSLELPDECDVPIEKGALLEMLGNLLENAYRLCLSEVRISLVENLEGIELCIEDDGPGVPPDQRARILQRGERLDRQHPGQGIGLAVVKDIIESYHARLTLGDSALGGAAFRIHFPTV from the coding sequence TTGATTCGCTCGCTACGCGTACGCCTGATGCTGGCCGCCGCCACCCTGGCGGTGCTGTTCATGCTGGGCTTGCTGCCCGCCATGCAAGGCGCGTTCAGCCTGGCATTGCAGGATTCCATCGAGCAGCGCCTGGCGTCGGATGTGACCACCTTGATCTCTGCGGCACGCGTGGAAAATAACCGGCTGCTGATGCCGGCGCAGTTGCCCGATGAGCGCTTCAACCTGACCGACAGCCGCCTGCTCGGCTATATCTACGACCGTGAAGGCCACCTGGTGTGGCGTTCGCGGGCGACCCAGGAAGAAAACATCAACTACAAGCCGCGCTACGATGGGCGCGGCAACGAATTTGCGCGCATTCGCGAGGCCAACGGCCAGGAATTTTTCGTCTACGACGTCGAGGTCCGGTTGCTGGGCGGCAAAAGTGCGGCCTTCAGCATCGTCGCCCTGCAACCGGTGCGCGAGTACCAATTGACCCTCGAAGGCCTGCGCGAGAATCTCTACCTGGGGTTCGGCGCGGCGTTGCTGGTGCTGCTGACGTTGCTGTGGCTTGGCCTGACCTGGGGCCTGCAGGCCTTGCGGCGGCTGAGCCAGGAACTGGACCAGATCGAAGGCGGCACCCGCGAAAGCCTCAGCGAAGAACATCCCCGGGAACTGCTGCGCCTCACCGGTTCCCTCAACCGTTTGCTGCACAGCGAACGCGAGCAGCGTGCGCGCTATCGCGACTCTCTGGATGACCTGGCCCATAGCCTGAAAACCCCGCTGGCGGTACTGCAGGGGGTCAGCGAAGACATGGCCCAGCGCCCCGAAGAACGCAGCCAGGCCTGGGTGCTACAATCGCAAATCGAGCGCATGAGCCAGCAGATCGGCTATCAATTGCAGCGCGCCAGCCTGCGCAAGAGCGGCCTGGTACGCCACCAGGTCCGTCTGGAACCGGTGCTGCAAAGCCTGTGCGACACGTTGGACAAGGTCTACCGGGACAAACGCGTCACCGTCTCCCTCGAGCTGCCCGACGAGTGCGACGTGCCCATCGAGAAAGGCGCCCTGCTCGAAATGCTCGGCAACCTGCTGGAAAACGCCTATCGCCTATGCCTGAGCGAAGTGCGCATCAGCCTGGTGGAAAACCTCGAGGGCATTGAGTTGTGCATCGAAGACGACGGCCCCGGCGTACCACCGGATCAGCGCGCGCGGATTCTGCAGCGGGGCGAGCGGCTCGATCGCCAGCATCCAGGACAGGGGATCGGGCTGGCGGTGGTCAAGGACATCATTGAAAGCTATCACGCACGACTGACCCTGGGTGATTCGGCGCTGGGTGGCGCGGCGTTCAGGATTCATTTTCCCACCGTGTGA
- a CDS encoding response regulator: MKLLVVEDEALLRHHLFTRLTDSGHVVEAVANAEEALYQTGQFNHDLAIIDLGLPGMGGLDLIRQLRTQAKTFPILILTARGNWQDKVEGLAAGADDYVVKPFQFEELEARMNALLRRSSGFTQSTIVAGPLLLDLNRKQASLDEQPLALTAYEYRILEYLMRHHQQVVAKDRLMEQLYPDDDERDPNVIEVLVGRLRRKLEGPAGFKPIDTVRGLGYLFNERCR; this comes from the coding sequence CAGCGGCCACGTCGTCGAGGCTGTGGCCAATGCCGAGGAAGCCCTGTACCAGACCGGCCAATTCAACCACGACCTGGCGATCATCGACCTGGGCCTGCCCGGCATGGGCGGACTGGACCTGATCCGGCAACTGCGCACCCAGGCCAAGACCTTTCCGATCCTCATTCTTACCGCCCGTGGCAACTGGCAGGACAAAGTCGAAGGCCTGGCTGCCGGTGCCGACGACTACGTGGTCAAACCGTTCCAGTTCGAAGAGCTGGAGGCGCGGATGAACGCCTTGCTGCGCCGCTCCAGCGGCTTTACCCAGTCCACTATCGTTGCCGGCCCGCTGCTGCTGGACCTCAATCGCAAGCAAGCCTCGCTGGATGAGCAGCCGCTGGCGCTGACTGCCTATGAGTACCGGATCCTCGAGTACCTGATGCGCCATCATCAACAAGTGGTGGCCAAGGACCGCTTGATGGAGCAGCTGTATCCCGATGACGACGAGCGCGACCCGAACGTCATCGAAGTGCTGGTCGGTCGCCTGCGCCGCAAGCTGGAAGGGCCGGCCGGGTTCAAGCCGATCGACACCGTGCGGGGCCTGGGCTACCTGTTCAATGAGCGCTGCCGTTGA